One part of the uncultured Bacteroides sp. genome encodes these proteins:
- the rplS gene encoding 50S ribosomal protein L19 — MDFLKIAEEAFATGKQHPNFKAGDTVTVAYRITEGNKERVQLYRGVVIKISGHGEKKRFTVRKMSGTVGVERIFPIESPFIDSIEVNKVGKVRRAKLYYLRALTGKKARIKEKRVITTNA; from the coding sequence ATGGATTTTCTTAAAATTGCAGAAGAAGCATTTGCTACTGGAAAACAGCATCCAAACTTCAAAGCTGGAGACACTGTAACTGTAGCTTATCGTATTACTGAAGGTAACAAAGAACGTGTACAGTTGTACCGCGGTGTTGTTATCAAGATTTCAGGTCACGGAGAAAAGAAACGCTTTACTGTTCGCAAAATGTCTGGAACAGTTGGTGTAGAAAGAATCTTCCCAATCGAATCACCATTCATCGATAGCATCGAAGTGAACAAAGTTGGTAAAGTTCGTAGAGCTAAATTATATTACCTTCGTGCTCTTACCGGTAAAAAAGCTAGAATCAAAG
- a CDS encoding porin family protein, whose amino-acid sequence MKRIFIILLSFVFSLGVNAQIKKIQNRPYIDQRRLHYGFLIGLHTQDLKFENNGYVTKDGESWFADVASYSPGFSVGVLGELYLTKELALRLIPTLHFGDKTVVFKEQNNKEETRQQIKSTYLSLPVDLKFSAERFNNYRPYVMAGINPMADLSIKKNGVLLLKSADCYIEAGIGCDFYLPFFKLIPELKFCFGLSNLLKTDRPDLNDKTLLKYTQSVNQINSRMIVLSFYFE is encoded by the coding sequence TTGAAACGTATATTCATCATATTACTATCATTTGTATTCTCATTGGGCGTAAACGCACAAATAAAGAAGATACAAAATAGACCATATATTGACCAAAGAAGGCTACATTATGGCTTTTTAATTGGTTTGCATACTCAAGATCTGAAATTTGAGAACAACGGGTACGTTACAAAGGATGGAGAATCCTGGTTTGCTGATGTTGCTAGTTATTCACCCGGATTCAGTGTTGGTGTTTTAGGTGAGCTCTACTTAACTAAAGAACTGGCACTCCGGCTTATTCCTACTTTGCATTTCGGTGACAAGACGGTAGTTTTTAAAGAGCAAAATAACAAAGAAGAGACCAGGCAGCAGATAAAATCCACATACTTGTCTCTTCCTGTTGATTTAAAATTCAGTGCAGAACGCTTTAACAACTATCGGCCATACGTAATGGCTGGAATCAATCCAATGGCCGACCTCAGTATCAAAAAGAATGGTGTTTTATTACTTAAAAGTGCCGATTGCTATATAGAAGCTGGCATAGGTTGTGACTTTTATCTCCCATTCTTCAAGCTTATTCCAGAACTTAAATTCTGCTTTGGATTAAGTAACTTACTTAAAACAGACCGTCCTGATTTAAATGATAAAACACTCTTAAAATATACACAATCAGTTAATCAGATAAACTCTCGCATGATTGTGCTATCATTCTATTTTGAATAA
- a CDS encoding glycoside hydrolase family 3 N-terminal domain-containing protein — translation MKRVFVFTLVLAFLLPAATKAQVEPLLAYKVSQQEACQNWVENTLSKMTMKERIGQLFIHTVTPDIDKKNKKMIRKAVRDSKIGGLLFSGGKLQDQALLTNFAQSQAKIPLMITFDGEWGLSMRLKNTPVFPKNVVLGCIQNDQLIYEYGQEVARQCKEMGVTVNFAPVADVNRNPNNPVINVRSFGEEPHEVADKVIAYAQGLESKGVLSVAKHFPGHGDTDVDSHFALPVLTFTRERLDSVELYPFKQYIKAGLGGIMVGHLQVPILEPNKLFPSSLSRNVVYGLLADELRFQGLIFTDALAMKGVASADRVCLLALQAGNDMVLAPADVETEVQSVLKALQNGEISKEDIDRKCRKVLLYKYILGLTRVPEIRLSGLEERINTANSEALIHKLRTAAITVLGNREQELPFRASADEIALVSVGDRSADSVFIETMKKYAPVKCYHLTYQMNDSLMQAMKHELSLHKRVVVSITAQDLKPYLHFFSVLSISQPAVYVFFTPFSVMEQLQIPLSVASAVILGHSADNDVQAQTGDVLFAKATADGRLSVSIGTLYSPGDGVTITPNTVFRSVPEDFGMSSVTLARIDSIVKEGIEARAFPGCQVLVMKDGKTVYSKNFGKYTYEGEQKVTSNSMYDLASLSKTTGTLLAIMKLYDKCLLNLTDKASKYIAFLRGTDKENITIKELLFHESGLPPSLPFYRLAIDEASYEAPFFVTKKDSKHTIQTDENTYACTSFKYKEGWTSTKPSDEFTMHVTDSLYLNKKFHEAAMQMIAQAKLGAKKYNYSCVNFILLKEIAETVSGIPMDEFLNREYYGPMKLYHICYLPLRTHKKDEVVPTVKNDCFRGELIQGFVNDEAAAYLGGISGNAGLFASAKDVAKVYQMLLNGGEIDGKRYLSKSTCKLFTTTTSKSGRRGLGYDKPVPANPQNSPCCVSAPAAVYGHTGWTGTCCWVDPVNGLVYVFLSNRTYPDRWNFKLSKMNIRTNIQEEIYQSMK, via the coding sequence ATGAAAAGGGTATTTGTATTTACATTAGTTCTGGCTTTCTTATTACCTGCAGCAACCAAAGCACAGGTTGAACCTCTTTTGGCGTATAAGGTTTCACAACAAGAGGCTTGTCAGAATTGGGTTGAAAATACGTTGTCTAAAATGACGATGAAAGAAAGAATTGGTCAGCTTTTTATTCATACAGTGACCCCCGATATCGATAAAAAGAATAAGAAGATGATTCGAAAGGCTGTTCGTGACAGCAAGATTGGTGGGTTACTGTTCTCTGGTGGAAAACTACAAGATCAGGCCTTATTAACTAATTTTGCTCAGTCGCAGGCTAAAATTCCATTGATGATTACTTTCGATGGTGAATGGGGATTGTCTATGAGACTCAAAAATACTCCTGTTTTTCCAAAAAATGTAGTTTTGGGATGTATTCAGAATGATCAGCTGATTTACGAATATGGTCAGGAGGTAGCCAGACAGTGTAAGGAGATGGGAGTTACTGTAAATTTTGCTCCTGTTGCCGATGTAAATCGTAATCCTAATAACCCTGTTATCAATGTCCGCTCATTTGGTGAAGAACCTCATGAAGTAGCGGATAAAGTTATTGCTTATGCCCAAGGACTGGAAAGCAAAGGTGTACTTTCTGTAGCTAAGCACTTCCCGGGACATGGAGATACAGATGTTGATTCTCATTTTGCTTTACCTGTATTGACTTTTACCAGAGAACGACTAGACAGTGTTGAACTCTATCCATTTAAACAATATATAAAAGCTGGTTTAGGAGGCATTATGGTTGGACATCTTCAGGTGCCTATCTTAGAGCCAAACAAGTTATTCCCTTCTTCTCTTTCACGTAATGTTGTTTATGGTTTGCTTGCCGATGAACTTCGCTTTCAGGGATTGATCTTTACTGATGCTTTAGCCATGAAAGGTGTTGCTTCTGCAGATAGAGTCTGCTTGCTGGCTCTGCAGGCGGGGAATGATATGGTATTGGCTCCGGCAGATGTGGAAACGGAAGTTCAAAGTGTACTTAAAGCCCTTCAAAATGGAGAAATAAGTAAAGAGGACATTGATCGTAAGTGCAGAAAAGTTTTGTTGTACAAATATATATTAGGGCTGACAAGAGTTCCTGAAATTCGTTTGTCAGGTTTGGAAGAGCGAATTAATACGGCAAATTCCGAAGCTTTAATACATAAACTGAGAACAGCTGCTATAACCGTTCTTGGAAATAGAGAACAGGAACTTCCTTTCAGGGCTTCTGCTGATGAAATTGCATTGGTAAGTGTAGGCGACAGATCTGCTGACTCTGTGTTTATAGAAACAATGAAGAAATATGCCCCGGTTAAATGTTATCATTTAACATATCAGATGAATGATTCATTGATGCAAGCCATGAAGCATGAACTGTCATTACATAAGAGGGTTGTTGTTAGTATAACCGCTCAAGATCTGAAACCATATCTTCACTTCTTTTCAGTTCTCTCAATCAGCCAACCGGCAGTTTATGTGTTCTTTACTCCTTTTTCAGTAATGGAACAACTTCAGATACCTTTATCTGTTGCTTCTGCTGTTATTTTGGGGCATTCTGCAGATAATGATGTTCAAGCTCAAACAGGTGATGTCCTTTTTGCTAAGGCCACAGCTGATGGGCGTTTATCAGTAAGTATAGGAACACTTTACTCTCCGGGAGATGGAGTAACAATTACCCCTAATACAGTATTCCGCTCCGTACCGGAAGACTTTGGAATGAGTTCTGTTACATTAGCACGCATTGATTCAATTGTTAAGGAAGGTATTGAAGCTCGCGCTTTTCCCGGATGTCAGGTTTTGGTTATGAAGGATGGAAAGACTGTTTACAGCAAGAATTTTGGGAAATATACTTATGAAGGAGAACAGAAAGTAACATCAAATAGTATGTACGATCTTGCTTCTTTATCAAAAACAACAGGAACATTACTTGCAATCATGAAGTTATATGATAAATGCTTGTTGAACCTTACAGATAAAGCATCTAAATATATTGCTTTTCTTCGTGGTACTGACAAAGAGAATATAACTATTAAAGAATTGTTGTTTCACGAGTCTGGGTTGCCACCTTCGCTTCCGTTCTATCGACTTGCTATAGATGAAGCGAGCTATGAAGCTCCTTTCTTTGTCACTAAGAAAGATTCTAAACATACTATACAGACTGATGAAAATACTTATGCTTGTACTTCTTTTAAATATAAAGAAGGATGGACTTCCACTAAACCTTCTGATGAATTTACAATGCATGTAACTGATAGTCTTTATCTGAATAAGAAATTTCATGAAGCAGCCATGCAGATGATTGCTCAGGCTAAATTGGGAGCAAAGAAGTATAACTATAGTTGCGTTAACTTTATCCTTCTAAAAGAGATTGCCGAAACTGTTAGCGGAATCCCTATGGATGAGTTTTTGAATCGTGAGTATTATGGACCAATGAAACTATATCATATTTGTTATCTGCCTTTACGTACACATAAAAAAGATGAGGTTGTTCCTACTGTGAAAAATGATTGTTTTAGAGGCGAACTGATTCAGGGATTTGTGAATGATGAGGCTGCGGCTTATTTGGGTGGAATATCAGGCAATGCAGGCTTGTTTGCTTCTGCAAAGGATGTTGCAAAGGTGTATCAGATGCTGCTTAACGGAGGTGAAATAGATGGGAAACGATATTTAAGCAAATCAACCTGCAAGCTATTTACCACAACGACTTCCAAGAGTGGCAGACGAGGCTTGGGGTATGATAAGCCTGTACCTGCTAATCCTCAGAATAGTCCTTGTTGTGTTTCTGCTCCTGCTGCTGTTTATGGGCATACAGGATGGACCGGAACATGTTGTTGGGTAGATCCTGTAAACGGACTGGTTTACGTATTTTTGAGCAACCGTACATATCCGGATCGTTGGAATTTTAAATTGTCGAAGATGAATATACGTACGAATATTCAGGAAGAAATATATCAGTCGATGAAATAG
- a CDS encoding 4Fe-4S binding protein produces the protein MAYVINDDCIACGTCIDECPVGAISEGDIYSINPEVCTECGTCADVCPSEAIHPGN, from the coding sequence ATGGCTTACGTAATTAATGATGATTGTATTGCTTGTGGAACTTGTATTGACGAGTGTCCAGTAGGAGCTATCTCTGAAGGCGATATCTATTCAATTAACCCAGAGGTTTGTACAGAATGTGGAACTTGCGCAGATGTTTGTCCTTCTGAAGCAATACATCCGGGAAACTAA
- a CDS encoding 5'-nucleotidase C-terminal domain-containing protein encodes MRYLGINKSMGMLCLSGLLFFSSCHSAYQLAGMQSNSVEINSAYDTKQDNAAVSVFAPFKSKVDSIMSPVIGTCEVDMISGRPESLLSNLVADVLREYANTLPGQKADLAVINFGGLRSNLPKGDITFGTIYEILPFENSLCLVSLKGTDLISLFSDIAKVGGQGVSNVRLLLSAPSNAELIDATVGGEKIDKDKIYTVATIDYLAEGNDGLGSFLKAEKRICPEGAVLRHIVLDYVKKKTTKGEVITSSLDGRIQIKK; translated from the coding sequence ATGAGATATTTAGGGATAAATAAATCTATGGGAATGCTCTGTTTGTCAGGGCTACTCTTTTTTTCGTCATGTCATTCAGCTTATCAGTTGGCGGGCATGCAAAGTAATAGTGTTGAGATTAATTCTGCATATGACACAAAGCAAGATAATGCGGCAGTTTCTGTTTTTGCTCCTTTTAAATCAAAAGTAGATAGTATTATGTCGCCAGTGATTGGAACTTGTGAGGTGGATATGATATCTGGACGTCCTGAGAGTCTTCTTTCTAACCTTGTGGCAGATGTTCTTCGTGAATATGCAAATACTCTGCCCGGACAAAAAGCTGATTTAGCTGTTATTAACTTTGGGGGGCTGAGAAGTAACCTTCCAAAAGGTGATATAACATTTGGTACTATCTATGAAATTCTGCCTTTTGAGAATTCTCTTTGTCTTGTTAGTCTGAAAGGAACAGATCTTATTTCTTTATTCAGTGATATTGCAAAAGTGGGAGGACAGGGAGTAAGCAATGTGAGACTTTTGCTTTCAGCTCCATCTAATGCCGAATTGATTGATGCTACAGTTGGAGGAGAAAAAATTGATAAAGATAAAATTTATACAGTGGCAACTATTGACTACTTAGCAGAAGGCAATGATGGTTTGGGCTCTTTCCTGAAAGCAGAAAAGCGTATTTGCCCTGAAGGTGCAGTTCTTCGTCATATTGTTCTTGATTATGTGAAGAAAAAAACAACGAAAGGTGAAGTTATTACATCCAGCCTGGATGGTAGAATTCAGATTAAGAAATAA
- a CDS encoding metallophosphatase, which produces MKRTFFIIISLILCINLSAQRVKVLTILHTNDTHSRVEPISKNDANKSQADKGGFVRRASYIKQARTEDKDILLFDCGDFSQGTPYYNMFKGEVEIKLMNEMKYDAATIGNHEFDFGLENMARLFKMAKFPFVCANYKFTGTVLDGLVKPYIIIKRKGLKVGVFGLSPKMEGLVQADKCKGVVYFEPYDVANEVAKYLKKNERCDVVVCLSHLGWKASENNPVCDEILAAKTHNIDLILGGHSHSFIETPVYYKNLDGKEVPVTQMWRNGVYVGKINLKFERK; this is translated from the coding sequence ATGAAACGGACATTTTTTATAATAATATCACTAATCTTATGCATTAACCTTTCTGCTCAGCGGGTAAAGGTGCTTACTATATTGCATACCAATGATACTCACAGTCGTGTTGAACCTATAAGCAAAAACGATGCTAATAAATCTCAGGCAGATAAAGGTGGATTCGTTAGGCGAGCTTCTTATATAAAGCAGGCTCGAACAGAGGATAAGGATATTTTGTTGTTTGACTGCGGTGATTTTTCTCAGGGAACTCCATATTACAATATGTTTAAAGGAGAGGTGGAAATCAAGTTGATGAACGAAATGAAATATGATGCAGCAACAATTGGAAATCATGAGTTTGATTTTGGACTTGAGAATATGGCTCGTCTTTTTAAAATGGCGAAATTTCCATTTGTTTGTGCCAACTATAAATTTACAGGTACTGTGCTTGATGGCCTGGTTAAACCTTATATTATTATTAAACGTAAAGGCCTGAAAGTTGGAGTGTTTGGATTAAGTCCCAAAATGGAAGGATTGGTTCAGGCCGATAAGTGCAAAGGTGTGGTTTACTTCGAACCTTATGATGTAGCAAATGAGGTTGCAAAATATTTGAAAAAGAATGAACGTTGTGATGTGGTGGTTTGTCTTTCTCATTTGGGGTGGAAAGCTTCAGAAAATAATCCGGTTTGTGATGAAATATTAGCAGCAAAAACACATAATATTGATTTAATATTAGGAGGACACTCTCATTCGTTTATTGAAACTCCCGTATATTACAAAAATTTAGATGGTAAGGAAGTTCCTGTAACACAGATGTGGAGAAATGGAGTCTATGTGGGGAAAATAAACCTAAAGTTTGAAAGGAAATAA